The Carassius auratus strain Wakin chromosome 5, ASM336829v1, whole genome shotgun sequence genome includes a window with the following:
- the LOC113081490 gene encoding mitochondrial import inner membrane translocase subunit Tim22-like yields MAAPAESTDASFSATSSQSATVSAAENVPLQYSLILDHLIGDKRPVKDLNPTVMGALPSPQKTEEQKMIERGMESCAFKSLIACVGGFVLGGAFGVFTAGIDSNVGLDPKDPLRTPTAREVLRDMGQRGMSYAKNFAIVGAMFSCTECLIESHRGKSDWKNAVYSGCITGGAIGFRAGLKAGVLGCGGFAAFSAAIEYYLR; encoded by the exons ATGGCTGCGCCCGCAGAGAGCACGGATGCCTCATTCTCAGCTACTTCGAGTCAATCGGCAACTGTTTCAGCAGCGGAAAATGTTCCACTACAGTATAGTCTTATCCTGGATCATCTTATCGGTGACAAAAGACCAGTTAAAGACTTGAATCCGACTGTCATGGGTGCTTTACCGAGTCCTCAGAAAACAGAGGAGCAGAAGATGATCGAGAGGGGAATGGAGAGCTGCGCGTTTAAATCACTCATAGCGTGTGTCGGAG GGTTTGTGTTGGGAGGTGCTTTTGGTGTCTTCACAGCCGGTATTGACTCCAACGTTGGGTTGGATCCCAAAGACCCCCTAAGGACCCCCACAGCTAGAGAGGTTCTGAGAGACATGGGACAGAGAGGAATGTCATATGCTAAAAACTTTGCTATCGTGGGTGCTATGTTTTCATGCACGGAGTGTCTCATAGAATCG CATCGTGGGAAATCCGACTGGAAAAATGCAGTGTATAGCGGCTGTATTACAGGAGGAGCCATCGGATTCAGAG CTGGTCTTAAAGCTGGAGTTCTGGGCTGTGGAGGTTTTGCTGCTTTCTCTGCTGCCATTGAATACTATCTCCGATGA
- the LOC113081479 gene encoding protein FAM57B-like, with translation MATTAGIIVVSSCKGNVIMDRHWLTTYFVIWYGVPYMSYDIFAMYLSHYYRFRVKGHKDYKSHSLRTVNSFVRKEFLLVLHHIALLTILLPVTLLFRKDQGDYFIGCLFLTELSTPFVSLGKILIQLGLQDCWLHKANGGMVLLSFFMCRIALFPYMYWAYGSHYGIPLYSVLFHLPLSTKLGSLCILAPQVYWFVLLCRKGYRLYKRQRDAQNQASPLSSPEPVLDISKAD, from the exons ATGGCCACCACCGCTGGCATCATCGTGGTGTCCTCGTGCAAAGGCAATGTGATTATGGACCG ACACTGGCTGACCACCTATTTTGTCATTTGGTATGGCGTTCCCTACATGTCATATGACATCTTCGCCATGTACCTCAGCCATTACTATCGCTTCCGGGTCAAAGGTCACAAGGACTATAAAAGCCACTCTCTACGAACCGTCAACTCATTTGTGAGGAAAGAGTTCCTGCTGGTGCTCCATCACATTGCACTACTCACCATCCTACTGCCTGTGACTctg CTCTTCAGGAAGGACCAGGGCGATTACTTCATTGGCTGCCTCTTCCTCACAGAGCTCAGCACTCCTTTTGTTTCACTTGGTAAAATCCTCATTCAG CTGGGGCTGCAGGACTGCTGGCTGCACAAGGCTAATGGTGGCATGGTACTGCTGAGTTTCTTCATGTGCCGCATTGCACTCTTCCCCTACATGTACTGGGCCTACGGCTCCCACTATGGCATCCCGCTCTACAGCGTTCTCTTCCATCTGCCGCTCTCCACCAAACTGGGCAGCCTCTGCATCCTGGCACCGCAGGTCTACTGGTTCGTCCTCCTCTGCCGTAAAGGCTACCGACTGTACAAGCGGCAGCGGGATGCGCAAAACCAGGCCTCTCCGCTGTCCTCGCCCGAGCCGGTCTTAGATATCTCCAAGGCTGATTAG